In one window of Verrucomicrobiota bacterium DNA:
- a CDS encoding Type II secretory pathway pseudopilin PulG-like protein produces the protein MIELLVVIAIIALLAALLLPALASAKRKAYAINCMSNLKQVGIALQLYVDDSQQKLPGPVWAGARASYDKNSGDELIYYIATYLGEPVPSGKTVIAKTFVCPGYAHFAPDASSLMGRKIYLLNDDLDPNPLNRVPPFGYPEVGGAPAIPPVRYSDLDTYVGPSQIFAITDVDQAVPSLNPSVTWWTDLPNKPVHGAVRNKLFFDWHVQAVKW, from the coding sequence TTGATTGAACTCCTGGTGGTCATCGCCATCATTGCCCTTCTGGCGGCGTTGCTGCTGCCGGCGCTGGCCAGCGCAAAGCGAAAAGCCTACGCGATCAATTGCATGTCGAACCTCAAACAGGTCGGGATCGCGCTGCAACTTTACGTCGATGACAGCCAGCAAAAACTGCCCGGCCCGGTTTGGGCGGGAGCGCGGGCCAGCTACGACAAGAATTCAGGCGATGAACTGATCTATTACATCGCGACGTACCTCGGCGAGCCGGTGCCGTCCGGCAAGACCGTCATCGCCAAGACCTTTGTCTGTCCGGGCTACGCGCATTTTGCACCGGATGCGAGTTCCCTGATGGGCCGGAAGATTTATCTTCTCAATGATGATCTCGATCCGAACCCGCTGAACCGGGTGCCGCCGTTTGGCTATCCGGAAGTGGGCGGTGCTCCGGCCATTCCGCCTGTGAGATACTCGGACTTGGACACCTACGTAGGGCCGTCCCAGATATTCGCAATCACGGACGTGGATCAGGCCGTGCCGAGTTTGAATCCCTCCGTGACCTGGTGGACCGACTTGCCAAACAAACCGGTGCATGGTGCCGTGCGCAACAAGCTGTTCTTCGACTGGCACGTGCAAGCGGTGAAGTGGTAG